Proteins encoded together in one Sander lucioperca isolate FBNREF2018 chromosome 17, SLUC_FBN_1.2, whole genome shotgun sequence window:
- the txk gene encoding tyrosine-protein kinase Tec, which yields MIQSNHSIHSVFCCCCAVQTREISTRMELEGRTSLCFQSRRVPGHACRVDRSRKKLPPPPPDDNDGEGSGLLSVVAMYDFNPQEDTDLTLKQGEEYVILHKQDQLWWRAQDKHGNKGFIPSNYVTEKNNIEANSWYCKNITRTEAEQLLRQEDKEGGFMVRESSQQGVYTVSLYTKTLSSNGDIRHYQIKISDTGGFFLAEKHTFSSIPDVIHYHEHNAAGLVTRLRYAVGPMGRCVPATSGFSSEKWEINPSELTFMKELGSGQFGLVRLGKWRAQHRVAIKAIREGAMYEEDFIEEAKVMMRLCHPKLVQLYGVCLQQRPLLIVAEFMENGCLLNFLRQRSRALRDAWLLSMCQDVCEGMEYLERQSFIHRDLAARNCLVNDHNVVKVCDFGMTRYVLDNQYTSSSGTKFPVKWSPPEVLHYSKYSSKSDVWSFGVVMWEIYSEGRTPFETHSNLDVVNDITRGVRLYRPHRASQPLYAIMYRCWHEKPQGRPSFSELLEEIRKLAENPD from the exons GGAGATCAGCACCCGCATGGAGCTGGAGGGAAGAACCTCTCTGTGTTTCCAGAGCAGACGAGTCCCAGGGCACGCCTGccga gtGGACAGGTCGAGGAAGAAGCTCCCGCCGCCGCCTCCTGACGATAACGATGGTGAAGGTTCGGGGTTGCTAAGTGTCGTCGCCATGTATGACTTCAACCCCCAGGAGGACACTGACCTCACACTcaaacag GGAGAAGAGTACGTCATCCTCCACAAACAGGACCAGCTGTGGTGGAGAGCGCAGGACAAACACGG GAACAAAGGCTTCATCCCCAGTAACTACGTGACAGAGAAAAACAATATCGAGGCAAACTC GTGGTACTGCAAGAACATCACCAGGACAGAAGCCGAGCAGCTGCTGAGGCAGGAG GACAAAGAGGGCGGTTTCATGGTGCGGGAGTCCAGTCAGCAGGGAGTCTACACCGTCTCCCTCTACACCAAAACATTAAG TTCTAATGGGGATATTCGGCATTACCAGATCAAAATAAGTGACACCGGAGGGTTTTTCTTGGCGGAGAAACACACCTTCAGCTCCATACCTGACGTCATACACTACCACGAACACAACGCAGCAG gtctagTGACCAGGCTGCGATATGCGGTGGGGCCAATGGGAAGGTGTGTACCTGCCACATCAGGATTCAGCTCAG AGAAGTGGGAGATCAACCCCAGTGAGCTGACGTTCATGAAGGAGCTGGGCAGCGGCCAGTTCGGTCTGGTGAGGCTCGGCAAGTGGAGGGCTCAGCACCGAGTGGCCATCAAGGCCATCAGAGAGGGAGCCATGTACGAGGAGGACTTCATCGAGGAGGCTAAAGTCATGAT GAGGCTGTGCCACCCTAAACTAGTGCAGCTGTACGGCGTTTGCCTGcagcagcgccccctgctgaTCGTGGCCGAGTTCATGGAGAACGGCTGCCTGCTGAACTTCCTGCGGCAGCGGAGCCGCGCCCTGAGGGACGCCTGGCTGCTGTCCATGTGCCAGGACGTCTGCGAGGGGATGGAGTACCTGGAGAGACAGAGCTTCATCCACAGAGATCTG GCAGCCAGGAACTGTCTGGTCAACGATCACAACGTGGTGAAGGTCTGCGACTTTGGGATGACCAG GTATGTTCTAGACAACCAGTACACCAGCTCTAGTGGAACCAAGTTCCCCGTGAAGTGGTCTCCGCCTGAAGTTCTCCACTACAGTAAATACAGCAGCAAGTCTGACGTCTGGTCCTTCG gtgtggtGATGTGGGAGATCTACTCGGAGGGTCGGACTCCGTTTGAGACTCACTCCAACTTGGACGTTGTGAATGACATCACCAGAGGAGTCCGGCTGTACCGGCCGCACCGAGCCTCGCAGCCGCTCTACGCCATCATGTACCGCTGCTGGCACGAG AAACCTCAGGGACGACCGTCTTTCTCAGAGCTTCTGGAGGAAATCAGAAAACTGGCAGAAAATCcggattaa